A single Denticeps clupeoides chromosome 7, fDenClu1.1, whole genome shotgun sequence DNA region contains:
- the ap2a1 gene encoding AP-2 complex subunit alpha-2 isoform X2 codes for MPAVSKGDGMRGLAVFISDIRNCKSKEAEIKRINKELANIRSKFKGDKALDGYSKKKYVCKLLFIFLLGHDIDFGHMEAVNLLSSNKYTEKQIGYLFISVLVNSNSELIRLINNGIKNDLSSRNPTFMCLALHCIANVGSREMAEAFAGEIPRILVAGDTMDSVKQSAALCLLRLYKTSPDLVLMGEWTSRVVHLLNDQHMGVVTAAISLITCLSQKNPDEFKTCVSLAVSRLSRIVSSASTDLQDYTYYFVPAPWLSCKLLRLLQCYPPPEDGAVKGRLVECLETILNKAQEPPKSKKVQHSNAKNAILFEAIALIIHYDSEPNLLVRACNQLGQFLQHRETNLRYLALESMCTLASSEFSHEAVKTHIETVINALKTERDVSVRQRAADLLYAMCDRSNAKQIVAEMLSYLETADYSIREEMVLKVAILAEKYAVDYSWYVDTILNLIRIAGDYVSEEVWYRVIQIVINRDDVQGYAAKTVFEALQAPACHENMVKVGGYILGEFGNLIAGDPRSSPLVQFNLLHSKFHLCSVPTRALLLSAYIKFINLFPETKSTIQEVLRSDSQIRNSDVELQQRAVEYLKLSSIASTDVLATVLEEMPPFPERESSILAKLKKKKGPGAVSSTEQEDGKREGGELNGGGERGADSTIAASNASTPSPSADLLGLRSSGPVSAAPPSAGSLLVDVFSEAGPAAPAAAVNDDGFLRDLEPPTESSDSLLAEGPGDSDSAPPSVVSEDPAPPMPQSDELLHKFVCKSNGVLFENQLLQIGVKSEYRQNLGRMYLFYGNKTSVQFVSFSTSVTYTGELQSQLNVQTKPVEPLVEGGAQVQQVINIECLTDFSDAPLLNIKFRYGGALQNLTLKLPVTVNKFFQPTEMVSHDFFQRWKQLSQPQQEAQKIFKASHGMDKEVLKGKLLGLGMALLENVDPNPENFVCAGVIQTKAQQVGCLLRLEPNAQAQMYRLTLRSSKDTVSKRLCDLLAEQF; via the exons ATGCCGGCTGTGTCCAAAGGAGATGGAATGCGCGGATTAGCGGTGTTCATTTCGGACATCAGGAACT GTAAGAGCAAGGAGGCAGAGATCAAGCGCATCAACAAGGAGCTGGCCAACATCCGCTCCAAGTTCAAGGGGGACAAGGCCCTGGATGGCTACAGCAAGAAGAAGTATGTGTGCAAGctgctcttcatcttcctgctCGGCCACGACATCGACTTCGGCCACATGGAGGCGGTCAACTTGCTCAGTTCCAACAAGTACACAGAGAAACAGATT GGCTACCTGTTCATCTCGGTGCTGGTGAACAGCAACAGCGAGCTGATCCGGCTGATCAACAACGGCATTAAGAACGACCTGTCCAGCAGGAACCCCACCTTTATGTGTCTCGCCCTGCACTGCATCGCCAACGTGGGCAGCAGGGAGATGGCCGAGGCCTTCGCTGGCGAGATCCCGCGCATCCTGGTGGCCGG GGACACTATGGACAGCGTGAAGCAGTCTGCCGCCCTGTGCCTGCTCCGGCTATATAAGACGTCCCCTGACTTGGTGCTGATGGGGGAGTGGACCTCCCGGGTGGTGCACCTGCTCAACGACCAGCACATG GGCGTGGTGACCGCCGCCATCTCACTCATTACCTGCCTCAGCCAGAAGAACCCAGACGAATTCAAGACCTGCGTGTCGCTGGCTGTGTCCCGCCTGAGCAGG aTTGTGTCATCAGCCTCCACTGACCTGCAGGACTATACCTACTACTTTGTCCCAGCGCCATGGCTGTCCTGTAAGCTGTTGCGTCTGCTGCAGTGCTACCCGCCACCAGAGGATGGCGCCGTGAAGGGCCGCCTGGTGGAGTGTCTGGAGACCATCCTCAACAAGGCCCAGGAGCCGCCCAAGTCCAAGAAGGTCCAGCATTCCAACGCCAAGAATGCCATCCTATTCGAGGCCATCGCCCTCATCATCCACTACGACAG TGAACCCAACCTGCTGGTGAGGGCGTGCAATCAGCTCGGCCAGTTTCTGCAGCACAGAGAGACCAACCTGCGCTATCTGGCCCTGGAGAGCATGTGCACGCTGGCCAGTTCGGAATTCTCCCACGAGGCCGTCAAAACGCACATCGAGACGGTCATCAACGCCCTCAAG ACCGAGAGAGACGTCAGTGTTCGCCAGAGGGCAGCTGACCTGCTCTACGCCATGTGTGACCGCAGCAACGCCAAACAGATTGTTGCCGAGATGCTCAGTTACCTGGAGACCGCTGACTATTCCATTCGAGAGGAGATG GTGCTGAAGGTGGCCATCTTAGCTGAGAAGTATGCCGTGGACTACTCCTGGTACGTGGACACCATCCTCAACCTCATCCGCATTGCCGGCGACTACGTCAGTGAGGAGGTCTGGTATCGCGTCATACAGATTGTCATCAATCGCGACGACGTGCAAGGCTACGCCGCCAAGACTGTGTTCGAA GCTCTGCAGGCACCTGCTTGTCACGAGAATATGGTGAAGGTAGGAGGTTACATCCTGGGAGAGTTTGGCAATCTCATCGCTGGTGACCCCCGCTCCAG TCCACTGGTGCAGTTCAACCTGCTCCACTCCAAGTTCCACCTGTGCTCCGTTCCGACCCGTGCCCTGCTCCTCTCGGCTTACATAAAGTTCATTAACCTGTTCCCCGAGACCAAGAGCACCATCCAGGAGGTGCTGCGCTCCGACAGCCAGATCCGCAACAGCGACGTGGAGCTGCAGCAGCGTGCCGTGGAGTACCTCAAGCTTTCCTCCATAGCCAGCACCGACGTACTG GCCACGGTTCTAGAGGAGATGCCTCCGTTCCCAGAGCGAGAGTCGTCCATCCTTGCgaagctgaagaagaagaagggtcCGGGCGCCGTGTCGTCTACGGAGCAGGAGGAcgggaagagagagggaggagagctCAATGGGGGTGGAGAGCGGGGCGCTGACTCCACCATCGCTGCCTCTAACGCT TCCACGCCCTCTCCATCAGCTGACCTTCTTGGTCTGCGCTCCAGTGGTCCTGTTTCCGCGGCTCCGCCCAGCGCTGGCAGCCTATTGGTGGACGTGTTTTCAGAGGCGGGTCCAGCGGCACCGGCCGCTGCCGTCAATGACGACGGATTCCTGAG AGATCTGGAACCACCCACTGAGAGCTCTGATTCGCTATTGGCTGAGGGTCCTGGTGACTCTGA TTCTGCTCCTCCCTCTGTGGTTTCTGAGGATCCTGCTCCGCCTATGCCTCAGTCCGACGAGCTTCTTCACAA gtttGTGTGTAAGAGTAATGGAGTCCTGTTCGAGAATCAGCTGCTACAGATCGGCGTCAAGTCAGAGTACCGACAGAACCTGG gccGGATGTACTTGTTTTATGGCAATAAAACCTCCGTGCAGTTCGTCAGCTTCTCCACTTCAGTCACCTACACAGGAGAGCTGCAGTCTC AGCTGAATGTCCAGACGAAGCCGGTGGAGCCGTTGGTGGAAGGAGGAGCTCAGGTGCAGCAGGTCATCAACATCGAGTGTCTGACAGACTTCAGCGACGCGCCGCTCCTCAACATCAAGTTCAG GTATGGTGGGGCTCTGCAGAATCTGACCCTCAAGCTGCCCGTCACAGTCAACAAATTCTTCCAGCCCACAGAAATGGTCTCCCATGACTTTTTCCAGCGCTGGAAACAGCTTAGcca GCCCCAGCAAGAAGCACAGAAGATCTTCAAGGCAAGCCATGGCATGGACAAAGAAGTCCTTAAAGGAAag CTTCTGGGTCTGGGCATGGCCCTTTTGGAGAACGTGGACCCAAACCCAGAGAACTTTGTGTGTGCTGGAGTGATCCAGACCAAGGCCCAGCAGGTGGGCTGCCTGCTCCGACTGGAGCCCAACGCACAAGCTCAG ATGTACCGGCTGACCCTGCGCAGCAGTAAGGACACCGTCTCCAAGCGTCTGTGCGACCTGCTCGCCGAACAGTTCTAG